The proteins below come from a single Aegilops tauschii subsp. strangulata cultivar AL8/78 chromosome 6, Aet v6.0, whole genome shotgun sequence genomic window:
- the LOC109731594 gene encoding DNA-directed RNA polymerases IV and V subunit 4 isoform X4, translating to MANRGGKGSYPPSKSGAPNGRQNNSNDVIHLSDSDSDSDDFFEEEAPPTHSKSNGKASSDSLKTGGKASSFSNGSKGGKAFSAGKGGKGSASNAKPAMSDAELKLQLDMPPNSILLSNCEAAEMLQKIQGHMAILSEDPTIKIPESFDKAFQYAKEGNHFTSAKLVKEILEPLKDYGVNDGEICMIANIGPETIEEVYALIPSLKATRSINEGKIVEALAALANIKASK from the exons ATGGCGAACAGGGGAGGGAAAGGGTCCTACCCCCCGTCCAAGTCAG GAGCACCGAACGGAAGGCAGAACAATTCTAATGATGTTATTCACCTttctgattctgattctgattctgatg ATTTTTTTGAAGAAGAGGCTCCCCCCACACACTCCAAGTCAAATGGGAAAGCTTCATCTGATAGCCTAAAAACTGGTGGAAAGGCTTCATCCTTTTCTAATG GTAGCAAAGGAGGGAAGGCATTTAGTGCTGGGAAAGGCGGGAAGGGCTCCGCATCAAATGCAAAGCCTGCAATGTCTGATGCAGAACTAAAGCTTCAGCTTG ATATGCCTCCAAATTCTATATTGTTATCGAACTGTGAAGCAGCAGAAATGTTGCAGAAAATTCAAGGACATATGGCTATCTTATCAGAGGATCCGACTATAAAAATTCCCGA GTCGTTTGACAAGGCCTTTCAATATGCAAAAGAAGGAAATCACTTCACCTCTGCGAAGTTGGTGAAAGAAATCCTGGA ACCTCTTAAAGACTATGGTGTTAATGATGGCGAG ATATGCATGATAGCAAACATTGGGCCTGAGACCATCGAAGAGGTTTATGCACTGATACCGTCTCTCAAG GCTACTAGGTCGATCAATGAAGGCAAGATCGTGGAGGCTCTTGCTGCCCTCGCTAACATAAAAGCCTCCAAGTGA
- the LOC109731594 gene encoding DNA-directed RNA polymerases IV and V subunit 4 isoform X3 → MANRGGKGSYPPSKSGAPNGRQNNSNDVIHLSDSDSDSDDFFEEEAPPTHSKSNGKASSDSLKTGGKASSFSNGEGSKGGKAFSAGKGGKGSASNAKPAMSDAELKLQLDMPPNSILLSNCEAAEMLQKIQGHMAILSEDPTIKIPESFDKAFQYAKEGNHFTSAKLVKEILEPLKDYGVNDGEICMIANIGPETIEEVYALIPSLKATRSINEGKIVEALAALANIKASK, encoded by the exons ATGGCGAACAGGGGAGGGAAAGGGTCCTACCCCCCGTCCAAGTCAG GAGCACCGAACGGAAGGCAGAACAATTCTAATGATGTTATTCACCTttctgattctgattctgattctgatg ATTTTTTTGAAGAAGAGGCTCCCCCCACACACTCCAAGTCAAATGGGAAAGCTTCATCTGATAGCCTAAAAACTGGTGGAAAGGCTTCATCCTTTTCTAATG GAGAAGGTAGCAAAGGAGGGAAGGCATTTAGTGCTGGGAAAGGCGGGAAGGGCTCCGCATCAAATGCAAAGCCTGCAATGTCTGATGCAGAACTAAAGCTTCAGCTTG ATATGCCTCCAAATTCTATATTGTTATCGAACTGTGAAGCAGCAGAAATGTTGCAGAAAATTCAAGGACATATGGCTATCTTATCAGAGGATCCGACTATAAAAATTCCCGA GTCGTTTGACAAGGCCTTTCAATATGCAAAAGAAGGAAATCACTTCACCTCTGCGAAGTTGGTGAAAGAAATCCTGGA ACCTCTTAAAGACTATGGTGTTAATGATGGCGAG ATATGCATGATAGCAAACATTGGGCCTGAGACCATCGAAGAGGTTTATGCACTGATACCGTCTCTCAAG GCTACTAGGTCGATCAATGAAGGCAAGATCGTGGAGGCTCTTGCTGCCCTCGCTAACATAAAAGCCTCCAAGTGA
- the LOC109731594 gene encoding uncharacterized protein isoform X2, which yields MAPPARNLNPNPNTNNPDPPFDMGILFGSPPTAAPTAAPTFPAAVGPPPPFGPYSHPSVISSFHGGPYLHHPSVISPFHGGPYLHYTQDLHPPMPHPAISFPTPRPAISFPIPDLNANPSAALPGSYLHYPQDLRYFIPCSVNSYRRDRNLSVNLRAALGRLQDRQSPMASSGNSIHTLNPNTNLNLSANPSAASHGRYLQNAQDIRHSMPRPVISSAMPNRSDNSRTVAGAKPEQNKGAPNGRQNNSNDVIHLSDSDSDSDDFFEEEAPPTHSKSNGKASSDSLKTGGKASSFSNGSKGGKAFSAGKGGKGSASNAKPAMSDAELKLQLDMPPNSILLSNCEAAEMLQKIQGHMAILSEDPTIKIPESFDKAFQYAKEGNHFTSAKLVKEILEPLKDYGVNDGEICMIANIGPETIEEVYALIPSLKATRSINEGKIVEALAALANIKASK from the exons atgGCGCCTCCAGCCAGAAACCTTAACCCTAATCCGAACACTAACAACCCCGATCCTCCCTTCGACATGGGTATTCTCTTCGGTTCGCCTCCTACCGCTGCGCCTACGGCTGCGCCCACGTTCCCTGCCGCCgtcggcccgccgccgccgttcggcCCTTACTCCCACCCCTCGGTCATCTCTTCCTTTCACGGCGGCCCCTACCTCCACCACCCCTCGGTCATCTCTCCCTTTCACGGCGGCCCCTACCTCCACTACACGCAGGATCTTCATCCCCCTATGCCCCACCCAGCCATCTCCTTCCCCACGCCCCGGCCAGCCATCTCCTTCCCCATTCCAGATCTAAAtgcaaaccctagcgccgccttGCCTGGCAGCTACCTTCACTACCCGCAGGATCTCCGATACTTCATACCCTGCTCAGTCAACTCCTACAGGCGAGACCGGAACCTGAGTGTTAACCTCAGAGCCGCCTTGGGCCGCCTGCAGGATCGCCAATCTCCCATGGCCAGCTCAGGCAACTCCATCCACACACTGAACCCAAACACAAACCTGAACCTGAGCGCCaaccccagcgccgcctcgcacGGCCGCTACCTTCAGAACGCGCAGGATATTCGACATTCCATGCCCCGCCCAGTAATATCCTCTGCCATGCCAAACCGGAGCGACAACTCCCGCACCGTCGCAGGTGCCAAACCTGAACAGAATAAAG GAGCACCGAACGGAAGGCAGAACAATTCTAATGATGTTATTCACCTttctgattctgattctgattctgatg ATTTTTTTGAAGAAGAGGCTCCCCCCACACACTCCAAGTCAAATGGGAAAGCTTCATCTGATAGCCTAAAAACTGGTGGAAAGGCTTCATCCTTTTCTAATG GTAGCAAAGGAGGGAAGGCATTTAGTGCTGGGAAAGGCGGGAAGGGCTCCGCATCAAATGCAAAGCCTGCAATGTCTGATGCAGAACTAAAGCTTCAGCTTG ATATGCCTCCAAATTCTATATTGTTATCGAACTGTGAAGCAGCAGAAATGTTGCAGAAAATTCAAGGACATATGGCTATCTTATCAGAGGATCCGACTATAAAAATTCCCGA GTCGTTTGACAAGGCCTTTCAATATGCAAAAGAAGGAAATCACTTCACCTCTGCGAAGTTGGTGAAAGAAATCCTGGA ACCTCTTAAAGACTATGGTGTTAATGATGGCGAG ATATGCATGATAGCAAACATTGGGCCTGAGACCATCGAAGAGGTTTATGCACTGATACCGTCTCTCAAG GCTACTAGGTCGATCAATGAAGGCAAGATCGTGGAGGCTCTTGCTGCCCTCGCTAACATAAAAGCCTCCAAGTGA
- the LOC109731594 gene encoding uncharacterized protein isoform X1: MAPPARNLNPNPNTNNPDPPFDMGILFGSPPTAAPTAAPTFPAAVGPPPPFGPYSHPSVISSFHGGPYLHHPSVISPFHGGPYLHYTQDLHPPMPHPAISFPTPRPAISFPIPDLNANPSAALPGSYLHYPQDLRYFIPCSVNSYRRDRNLSVNLRAALGRLQDRQSPMASSGNSIHTLNPNTNLNLSANPSAASHGRYLQNAQDIRHSMPRPVISSAMPNRSDNSRTVAGAKPEQNKGAPNGRQNNSNDVIHLSDSDSDSDDFFEEEAPPTHSKSNGKASSDSLKTGGKASSFSNGEGSKGGKAFSAGKGGKGSASNAKPAMSDAELKLQLDMPPNSILLSNCEAAEMLQKIQGHMAILSEDPTIKIPESFDKAFQYAKEGNHFTSAKLVKEILEPLKDYGVNDGEICMIANIGPETIEEVYALIPSLKATRSINEGKIVEALAALANIKASK; the protein is encoded by the exons atgGCGCCTCCAGCCAGAAACCTTAACCCTAATCCGAACACTAACAACCCCGATCCTCCCTTCGACATGGGTATTCTCTTCGGTTCGCCTCCTACCGCTGCGCCTACGGCTGCGCCCACGTTCCCTGCCGCCgtcggcccgccgccgccgttcggcCCTTACTCCCACCCCTCGGTCATCTCTTCCTTTCACGGCGGCCCCTACCTCCACCACCCCTCGGTCATCTCTCCCTTTCACGGCGGCCCCTACCTCCACTACACGCAGGATCTTCATCCCCCTATGCCCCACCCAGCCATCTCCTTCCCCACGCCCCGGCCAGCCATCTCCTTCCCCATTCCAGATCTAAAtgcaaaccctagcgccgccttGCCTGGCAGCTACCTTCACTACCCGCAGGATCTCCGATACTTCATACCCTGCTCAGTCAACTCCTACAGGCGAGACCGGAACCTGAGTGTTAACCTCAGAGCCGCCTTGGGCCGCCTGCAGGATCGCCAATCTCCCATGGCCAGCTCAGGCAACTCCATCCACACACTGAACCCAAACACAAACCTGAACCTGAGCGCCaaccccagcgccgcctcgcacGGCCGCTACCTTCAGAACGCGCAGGATATTCGACATTCCATGCCCCGCCCAGTAATATCCTCTGCCATGCCAAACCGGAGCGACAACTCCCGCACCGTCGCAGGTGCCAAACCTGAACAGAATAAAG GAGCACCGAACGGAAGGCAGAACAATTCTAATGATGTTATTCACCTttctgattctgattctgattctgatg ATTTTTTTGAAGAAGAGGCTCCCCCCACACACTCCAAGTCAAATGGGAAAGCTTCATCTGATAGCCTAAAAACTGGTGGAAAGGCTTCATCCTTTTCTAATG GAGAAGGTAGCAAAGGAGGGAAGGCATTTAGTGCTGGGAAAGGCGGGAAGGGCTCCGCATCAAATGCAAAGCCTGCAATGTCTGATGCAGAACTAAAGCTTCAGCTTG ATATGCCTCCAAATTCTATATTGTTATCGAACTGTGAAGCAGCAGAAATGTTGCAGAAAATTCAAGGACATATGGCTATCTTATCAGAGGATCCGACTATAAAAATTCCCGA GTCGTTTGACAAGGCCTTTCAATATGCAAAAGAAGGAAATCACTTCACCTCTGCGAAGTTGGTGAAAGAAATCCTGGA ACCTCTTAAAGACTATGGTGTTAATGATGGCGAG ATATGCATGATAGCAAACATTGGGCCTGAGACCATCGAAGAGGTTTATGCACTGATACCGTCTCTCAAG GCTACTAGGTCGATCAATGAAGGCAAGATCGTGGAGGCTCTTGCTGCCCTCGCTAACATAAAAGCCTCCAAGTGA